Proteins encoded together in one Coffea arabica cultivar ET-39 chromosome 2c, Coffea Arabica ET-39 HiFi, whole genome shotgun sequence window:
- the LOC113725601 gene encoding AT-hook motif nuclear-localized protein 14 isoform X3 — protein MDPNESSELSSYFHHPQQPPPPSPLNPTAPTTAVGSNTSPTNGILPNTSNPAASTTTTTSSPLVYGTVPSVVTSGGAGLDSGKRKRGRPRKYGTPGEAAAAKRLSSASTAASISPPKKKDLGFGGGGGGSTSSASSKKYQLAASGSTGQSFIPHVITVAAGEDVGQKIMLFMQQSKREICILSASGSISNASLRQPATSGGNITYEGRFDILSLCGSYVRTELGGRTGGLSVCLSSTDGQIIGGGVGGPLTAAGPIQIIVGTFVIDPKKDITGGLKGDTSAVNL, from the exons ATGGACCCTAATGAAAGTAGTGAACTGAGCTCTTACTTTCACCACCCTCAACAGCCACCACCACCCTCACCTCTCAACCCCACCGCCCCTACCACCGCCGTGGGATCAAACACCTCTCCCACCAATGGAATTCTGCCGAATACTTCTAATCCCGCTGCCAGCACCACCACTACAACTTCTTCGCCGTTGGTTTATGGGACTGTCCCCTCCGTGGTGACGTCTGGTGGTGCCGGATTGGATTCTGGGAAGAGGAAGAGAGGAAGGCCTAGAAAGTATGGGACCCCTGGTGAAGCCGCGGCTGCTAAGCGGCTCTCTTCGGCTTCTACTGCGGCTTCAATTTCTCCGCCGAAGAAAAAGGACTTGGGTTTTGGCGGTGGCGGTGGCGGGTCTACTTCTTCGGCTTCTTCTAAGAAGTACCAGTTAGCCGCTTCTG GTAGTACTGGTCAATCTTTTATACCTCATGTCATAACTGTGGCTGCTGGAGAA GATGTAGGTCAGAAAATAATGTTGTTCATGCAACAAAGCAAACGTGAAATATGCATTCTCTCAGCATCTGGTTCTATATCTAATGCATCTCTACGTCAGCCGGCTACTTCTGGAGGCAATATCACTTATGAG GGGCGATTTGACATCCTTTCCCTCTGTGGATCTTATGTACGCACTGAACTTGGAGGAAGAACTGGAGGACTAAGTGTATGTCTGTCTAGTACTGATGGTCAAATCATTGGAGGTGGAGTTGGTGGACCCCTTACTGCTGCTGGGCCAATTCAG
- the LOC113725602 gene encoding uncharacterized protein — MEKEAKKEAFRKYLESSGVLDALTKVLVALYEQSDKPSSAMEFIQQKLGGPTVAEYEKLRAEISDLQIRFNELSAAHQDKCRELEELKNSHAEGSSKQMIEEGVSKEDT; from the exons ATG GAAAAGGAAGCAAAGAAGGAAGCTTTCAGGAAGTATTTGGAGTCCAGTGGAGTTCTTGATGCTCTGACCAAAG TTCTTGTCGCGCTATATGAACAGAGTGATAAACCTTCCTCAGCGATGGA GTTCATCCAACAGAAATTAGGTGGTCCAACTGTGGCCGAGTATGAAAAGCTACGAGCTGAAATATCTGATTTGCAGATAAGATTTAATGAGCTTTCGGCAGCACACCAAGATAAATGTAGGGAG CTGGAAGAATTGAAGAACTCACATGCAGAGGGCTCTTCCAAACAGATGATTGAGGAGGGAGTTTCAAAAGAAGATACTTGA
- the LOC113725603 gene encoding homeobox-DDT domain protein RLT3 isoform X1, with protein sequence MATKRKKQGGNKQNFDECAFKNGGNGNSNHRNCKKAGKRQQQQQKFMNENDYRLRLQEVLFNSDYILQKIFRKDGPALGFEFDSLPENAFRYCRPGSRKSHRTCQENQRTFKRQKVSTPLDYQACPEPRSTTIKHGIGKGLMAKNGTPVKRHGIGKGLMTKKSAPMKKHGIGKGLMTVWRVTNPDGGDFPTGIGSSTFSNFSLLAKKKSLQRRQSLMRKLGKRLQEKKKASVRCRKEIHGMGASGRFEQRKQARKEKCELALEGLTCEENLDQLVNLEDDEELELKELQAGPNPLSCSAHLATNGSHGCSLCKDLLAKFPPDSVVMKRPLYGQPWDSSPELVKKLFKVFHFLCTYALKIGVCSFTFDEFAQGFQDKDSLLLGQVHLALLKVLLSDIEMELNSGFFSHSSKNSKFLELLHSIDQEKLLLELWQRALNALTWTEILRQVLVAAGFGSKCVRSTREARNKEVSLMAKYGLSPGTLKGELFSVLLNHGNNGLKVSELTKIPSIAELNIAATADKLELLISSTLSSDITLFERISSSGYRLRVNPAIKESENFVSDSEDFGSVDDDSDTGGGHSSAEDSECETRSSHSNKLRRRKNYMSNNMLTVSTEIDESHPGEVWLLGLMEGEYSDLSIEEKLCALLALIDLVSSGSSVRLEDPVAAITTFVPNMTQHSTGAKIKRSTAKQYNFPRQAGGYCGANGRDATSTSVLNPIDSLVLMSKTSERERSCSMRKDNREMEASEDLHPMQSIYLGSDRRYNRYWLFLGPCNGSDPGHKRIYFESSEDGNWEFIDNEEALCSLVSSLDRRGQREAFLLSSLEKRELYLCRAMSNVVNDAGIGQLNHSDQSDQNTSREDSLSAVSDVDNNLSLIEVQKDVPSGAVVFEMRKAEQQRHRWNLTQAFDRWIWKSFYSNLNAVKHGKRSYVDSLTRCEHCHDLYWRDEKHCKVCHTTFELDFDLEERYAVHTATCRGNLDVNKFPRHKVLSSQLQSLKAAICAIESVMPGDLLVDSWAKSAHNLWVKRLRRASTLAECLQVIGDFVSAINEDCFYQCDDSVESNCVMEDILSSFPTMPQTSSAFAFWLVKLDELIAPHLERVKSQNKLEVIRRLEGSSAAH encoded by the exons ATGGCTACAAAGAGGAAAAAGCAGGGCGGTAATAAGCAGAATTTTGATGAGTGTGCATTTAAAAATGGAGGTAATGGTAATAGTAATCACAGAAACTGTAAAAAGGCGGGAAAaaggcagcagcagcagcaaaagTTTATGAATGAAAATGATTATCGGCTAAGGCTTCAGGAGGTTTTGTTTAATTCAGATTATATTCTTCAGAAGATTTTTAGGAAGGATGGCCCCGCTCTTGGCTTCGAGTTCGATTCCCTTCCGGAAAATGCCTTTCGTTATTGCAGGCCAG GCTCCAGAAAGTCTCACCGCACCTGCCAAGAGAACCAAAGAACATTTAAAAGGCAAAAG GTTTCTACACCTTTGGACTACCAAGCTTGTCCTGAGCCAAGAAGTACTACAATTAAGCATGGCATTGGGAAAGGTTTGATGGCCAAGAATGGCACTCCAGTAAAGAGACATGGCATTGGGAAAGGTTTGATGACTAAGAAGAGCGCTCCTATGAAAAAACATGGAATCGGGAAAGGTTTAATGACTGTTTGGCGAGTAACTAACCCTGATGGTGGAGATTTTCCTACTGGTATTGGAAGTTCTACATTCTCAAATTTCTCTCTCCTAGCAAAAAAGAAGAGCTTGCAACGGAGGCAGTCTCTTATG agaaaattaggaaaaagaTTACAGGAGAAGAAGAAGGCTTCTGTAAGATGTCGAAAGGAAATTCATGGCATG GGTGCAAGTGGGAGATTTGAACAACGGAAGCAGGCTCGCAAGGAAAAATGTGAACTGGCTCTTGAAGGATTGACATGCGAAGAAAACCTTGACCAATTAGTAAATCTGGAGGATGATGAAGAGCTGGAACTCAAAGAATTGCAAGCTGGACCAAATCCATTAAGTTGCTCTGCACACCTTGCTACTAATGGTTCTCATGGTTGTTCCCTTTGCAAAG ATTTGCTTGCTAAGTTTCCTCCGGATTCTGTTGTAATGAAACGACCCCTGTATGGACAACCTTGGGATTCTTCTCCAGAGCTTGTTAAGAAACTTTTTAAG GtcttccatttcctttgcaCGTATGCTCTGAAAATTGGTGTTTGCTCCTTTACTTTTGATGAGTTTGCTCAAGGGTTTCAGGACAAG GACTCTTTGCTGCTTGGTCAAGTTCATTTAGCCCTTCTGAAGGTTCTTTTATCCGACATTGAAATGGAGCTTAACAGTGgatttttttctcattcaagcaaAAATTCCAAGTTTTTGGAGTTGCTTCACTCA ATTGATCAAGAAAAGCTTCTCCTGGAATTGTGGCAAAGAGCGCTGAATGCCTTGACTTGGACTGAGATATTACGACAGGTGCTAGTTGCAGctggttttggttccaaatgcGTTAGATCAACTAGGGAAGCTCGCAACAAG GAAGTCAGCCTTATGGCAAAATATGGCTTAAGTCCTGGAACGCTAAAGGGTGAACTATTTAGTGTCTTGTTAAACCACGGAAATAACGGTCTGAAAGTTTCTGAATTGACAAAAATTCCATCA ATTGCAGAATTGAATATAGCTGCTACAGCCGATAAGCTAGAACTTTTAATAAGCTCGACGCTGTCTAGTGACATTACCTTATTTGAAAGGATTTCTTCTTCTGGATATCGCTTGCGTGTTAATCCTGCTATCAAGGAATCTGAAAACTTTGTATCAGATTCTGAAGACTTTGGAAGTGTTGATGATGACTCTGATACAGGTGGGGGCCACAGCAGTGCTGAGGACTCCGAGTGTGAGACCAGGAGTTCCCATTCAAATAAACTAAGACGAAGGAAAAATTATATGTCTAACAATATGCTGACAGTTTCCACTGAAATTGATGAAAGCCATCCAGGGGAGGTTTGGTTGCTGGGTCTCATGGAAGGTGAATATTCAGATTTAAGCATTGAAGAGAAGCTGTGTGCTTTGCTGGCATTAATTGATCTTGTCAGTTCCGGATCCAGTGTTAGACTAGAG GATCCAGTGGCAGCTATTACTACATTTGTGCCCAATATGACTCAACATAGTACTGGTGCAAAAATAAAGAGATCAACAGCTAAGCAGTATAACTTTCCCAGACAAGCTGGGGGCTATTGTGGTGCAAATGGCAGAGATGCTACTTCAACATCAGTGCTTAATCCTATTGATTCTTTGGTTCTTATGTCAAAGACTTCTGAGAGAGAGAGGTCATGTAGCATGAGAAAGGATAATAGAGAAATGGAAGCTTCAGAAGACCTACATCCTATGCAGTCTATATATCTGGGTTCCGACCGTAGGTATAATAGATACTGGCTTTTCTTGGGCCCTTGTAATGGATCTGATCCTGGGCATAAGAGAATTTATTTTGAATCCTCCGAAGATGGAAACTGGGAGTTCATTGATAATGAAGAG GCTTTGTGTAGTTTGGTGTCATCTCTGGATCGCAGGGGTCAACGTGAGGCTTTCCTCTTGTCGTCCTTGGAGAAACGAGAACTATATCTCTGCCGAGCAATGTCCAATGTAGTAAATGATGCTGGAATCGGGCAGCTAAACCATTCTGATCAATCTGATCAGAATACGTCCAGAGAAGATAGTTTGTCAGCTGTGTCAGATGTTGACAACAACCTATCATTGATTGAAGTTCAGAAGGATGTTCCCTCTGGTGCTGTTGTTTTTGAAATGAGGAAAGCAGAACAACAGAGACATAGATGGAATCTTACTCAAGCATTTGATAGATGGATATGGAAATCATTTTATTCTAACCTAAATGCTGTTAAGCATGGCAAAAGGTCATATGTTGATTCTCTTACAAGATGTGAACATTGCCATGACCTCTATTGGCGAGATGAGAAGCATTGTAAGGTTTGCCATACCACATTTGAGCTTGATTTTGATCTAGAAGAGAGATATGCAGTTCATACTGCCACGTGTCGGGGAAACTTGGATGTTAATAAGTTTCCAAGGCATAAAGTCCTATCTTCACAGTTGCAATCACTCAAAGCTGCAATTTGTGCAATCGAG TCTGTTATGCCTGGAGACCTATTGGTTGATTCATGGGCAAAATCTGCTCATAATCTTTGGGTGAAAAGGTTACGACGTGCCTCAACGTTGGCAGAGTGCCTGCAG GTTATTGGTGACTTTGTCAGTGCTATCAATGAGGACTGTTTCTACCAATGTGATGATTCTGTGGAGTCAAATTGTGTTATGGAAGATATTCTTTCTAGCTTTCCAACCATGCCACAGACGTCTTCTGCATTTGCATTTTGGTTGGTGAAATTGGATGAGTTGATTGCACCTCATCTTGAAAGAGTTAAATCTCAGAATAAATTGGAAGTAATTAGAAGACTTGAAG GGAGCAGCGCTGCACATTAG
- the LOC113725603 gene encoding homeobox-DDT domain protein RLT3 isoform X2, whose product MATKRKKQGGNKQNFDECAFKNGGNGNSNHRNCKKAGKRQQQQQKFMNENDYRLRLQEVLFNSDYILQKIFRKDGPALGFEFDSLPENAFRYCRPGSRKSHRTCQENQRTFKRQKVSTPLDYQACPEPRSTTIKHGIGKGLMAKNGTPVKRHGIGKGLMTKKSAPMKKHGIGKGLMTVWRVTNPDGGDFPTGIGSSTFSNFSLLAKKKSLQRRQSLMRKLGKRLQEKKKASVRCRKEIHGMGASGRFEQRKQARKEKCELALEGLTCEENLDQLVNLEDDEELELKELQAGPNPLSCSAHLATNGSHGCSLCKDLLAKFPPDSVVMKRPLYGQPWDSSPELVKKLFKVFHFLCTYALKIGVCSFTFDEFAQGFQDKDSLLLGQVHLALLKVLLSDIEMELNSGFFSHSSKNSKFLELLHSIDQEKLLLELWQRALNALTWTEILRQVLVAAGFGSKCVRSTREARNKIAELNIAATADKLELLISSTLSSDITLFERISSSGYRLRVNPAIKESENFVSDSEDFGSVDDDSDTGGGHSSAEDSECETRSSHSNKLRRRKNYMSNNMLTVSTEIDESHPGEVWLLGLMEGEYSDLSIEEKLCALLALIDLVSSGSSVRLEDPVAAITTFVPNMTQHSTGAKIKRSTAKQYNFPRQAGGYCGANGRDATSTSVLNPIDSLVLMSKTSERERSCSMRKDNREMEASEDLHPMQSIYLGSDRRYNRYWLFLGPCNGSDPGHKRIYFESSEDGNWEFIDNEEALCSLVSSLDRRGQREAFLLSSLEKRELYLCRAMSNVVNDAGIGQLNHSDQSDQNTSREDSLSAVSDVDNNLSLIEVQKDVPSGAVVFEMRKAEQQRHRWNLTQAFDRWIWKSFYSNLNAVKHGKRSYVDSLTRCEHCHDLYWRDEKHCKVCHTTFELDFDLEERYAVHTATCRGNLDVNKFPRHKVLSSQLQSLKAAICAIESVMPGDLLVDSWAKSAHNLWVKRLRRASTLAECLQVIGDFVSAINEDCFYQCDDSVESNCVMEDILSSFPTMPQTSSAFAFWLVKLDELIAPHLERVKSQNKLEVIRRLEGSSAAH is encoded by the exons ATGGCTACAAAGAGGAAAAAGCAGGGCGGTAATAAGCAGAATTTTGATGAGTGTGCATTTAAAAATGGAGGTAATGGTAATAGTAATCACAGAAACTGTAAAAAGGCGGGAAAaaggcagcagcagcagcaaaagTTTATGAATGAAAATGATTATCGGCTAAGGCTTCAGGAGGTTTTGTTTAATTCAGATTATATTCTTCAGAAGATTTTTAGGAAGGATGGCCCCGCTCTTGGCTTCGAGTTCGATTCCCTTCCGGAAAATGCCTTTCGTTATTGCAGGCCAG GCTCCAGAAAGTCTCACCGCACCTGCCAAGAGAACCAAAGAACATTTAAAAGGCAAAAG GTTTCTACACCTTTGGACTACCAAGCTTGTCCTGAGCCAAGAAGTACTACAATTAAGCATGGCATTGGGAAAGGTTTGATGGCCAAGAATGGCACTCCAGTAAAGAGACATGGCATTGGGAAAGGTTTGATGACTAAGAAGAGCGCTCCTATGAAAAAACATGGAATCGGGAAAGGTTTAATGACTGTTTGGCGAGTAACTAACCCTGATGGTGGAGATTTTCCTACTGGTATTGGAAGTTCTACATTCTCAAATTTCTCTCTCCTAGCAAAAAAGAAGAGCTTGCAACGGAGGCAGTCTCTTATG agaaaattaggaaaaagaTTACAGGAGAAGAAGAAGGCTTCTGTAAGATGTCGAAAGGAAATTCATGGCATG GGTGCAAGTGGGAGATTTGAACAACGGAAGCAGGCTCGCAAGGAAAAATGTGAACTGGCTCTTGAAGGATTGACATGCGAAGAAAACCTTGACCAATTAGTAAATCTGGAGGATGATGAAGAGCTGGAACTCAAAGAATTGCAAGCTGGACCAAATCCATTAAGTTGCTCTGCACACCTTGCTACTAATGGTTCTCATGGTTGTTCCCTTTGCAAAG ATTTGCTTGCTAAGTTTCCTCCGGATTCTGTTGTAATGAAACGACCCCTGTATGGACAACCTTGGGATTCTTCTCCAGAGCTTGTTAAGAAACTTTTTAAG GtcttccatttcctttgcaCGTATGCTCTGAAAATTGGTGTTTGCTCCTTTACTTTTGATGAGTTTGCTCAAGGGTTTCAGGACAAG GACTCTTTGCTGCTTGGTCAAGTTCATTTAGCCCTTCTGAAGGTTCTTTTATCCGACATTGAAATGGAGCTTAACAGTGgatttttttctcattcaagcaaAAATTCCAAGTTTTTGGAGTTGCTTCACTCA ATTGATCAAGAAAAGCTTCTCCTGGAATTGTGGCAAAGAGCGCTGAATGCCTTGACTTGGACTGAGATATTACGACAGGTGCTAGTTGCAGctggttttggttccaaatgcGTTAGATCAACTAGGGAAGCTCGCAACAAG ATTGCAGAATTGAATATAGCTGCTACAGCCGATAAGCTAGAACTTTTAATAAGCTCGACGCTGTCTAGTGACATTACCTTATTTGAAAGGATTTCTTCTTCTGGATATCGCTTGCGTGTTAATCCTGCTATCAAGGAATCTGAAAACTTTGTATCAGATTCTGAAGACTTTGGAAGTGTTGATGATGACTCTGATACAGGTGGGGGCCACAGCAGTGCTGAGGACTCCGAGTGTGAGACCAGGAGTTCCCATTCAAATAAACTAAGACGAAGGAAAAATTATATGTCTAACAATATGCTGACAGTTTCCACTGAAATTGATGAAAGCCATCCAGGGGAGGTTTGGTTGCTGGGTCTCATGGAAGGTGAATATTCAGATTTAAGCATTGAAGAGAAGCTGTGTGCTTTGCTGGCATTAATTGATCTTGTCAGTTCCGGATCCAGTGTTAGACTAGAG GATCCAGTGGCAGCTATTACTACATTTGTGCCCAATATGACTCAACATAGTACTGGTGCAAAAATAAAGAGATCAACAGCTAAGCAGTATAACTTTCCCAGACAAGCTGGGGGCTATTGTGGTGCAAATGGCAGAGATGCTACTTCAACATCAGTGCTTAATCCTATTGATTCTTTGGTTCTTATGTCAAAGACTTCTGAGAGAGAGAGGTCATGTAGCATGAGAAAGGATAATAGAGAAATGGAAGCTTCAGAAGACCTACATCCTATGCAGTCTATATATCTGGGTTCCGACCGTAGGTATAATAGATACTGGCTTTTCTTGGGCCCTTGTAATGGATCTGATCCTGGGCATAAGAGAATTTATTTTGAATCCTCCGAAGATGGAAACTGGGAGTTCATTGATAATGAAGAG GCTTTGTGTAGTTTGGTGTCATCTCTGGATCGCAGGGGTCAACGTGAGGCTTTCCTCTTGTCGTCCTTGGAGAAACGAGAACTATATCTCTGCCGAGCAATGTCCAATGTAGTAAATGATGCTGGAATCGGGCAGCTAAACCATTCTGATCAATCTGATCAGAATACGTCCAGAGAAGATAGTTTGTCAGCTGTGTCAGATGTTGACAACAACCTATCATTGATTGAAGTTCAGAAGGATGTTCCCTCTGGTGCTGTTGTTTTTGAAATGAGGAAAGCAGAACAACAGAGACATAGATGGAATCTTACTCAAGCATTTGATAGATGGATATGGAAATCATTTTATTCTAACCTAAATGCTGTTAAGCATGGCAAAAGGTCATATGTTGATTCTCTTACAAGATGTGAACATTGCCATGACCTCTATTGGCGAGATGAGAAGCATTGTAAGGTTTGCCATACCACATTTGAGCTTGATTTTGATCTAGAAGAGAGATATGCAGTTCATACTGCCACGTGTCGGGGAAACTTGGATGTTAATAAGTTTCCAAGGCATAAAGTCCTATCTTCACAGTTGCAATCACTCAAAGCTGCAATTTGTGCAATCGAG TCTGTTATGCCTGGAGACCTATTGGTTGATTCATGGGCAAAATCTGCTCATAATCTTTGGGTGAAAAGGTTACGACGTGCCTCAACGTTGGCAGAGTGCCTGCAG GTTATTGGTGACTTTGTCAGTGCTATCAATGAGGACTGTTTCTACCAATGTGATGATTCTGTGGAGTCAAATTGTGTTATGGAAGATATTCTTTCTAGCTTTCCAACCATGCCACAGACGTCTTCTGCATTTGCATTTTGGTTGGTGAAATTGGATGAGTTGATTGCACCTCATCTTGAAAGAGTTAAATCTCAGAATAAATTGGAAGTAATTAGAAGACTTGAAG GGAGCAGCGCTGCACATTAG
- the LOC113723801 gene encoding SWR1 complex subunit 2, translated as METGKEEKEKETLVFLDRASRATRGKRMTKLLDDEVEEDEAFWNQDALKEEEHDDVYEEEAEVADVFDSDFDEDEPEPDEEVENEPDDRTRPKKRLIFPGKTISKNKKKKRVHKSERVPREERTSEQSTPPEHHDAPEDVEVERTIRKSTRTSVIVKQAEREAIQAALQATIRPIKKKKEGEEKRMTQEEMLLEAAQTEIMNLRNLERVLAREEEVKKRAVVHKAVYTGPQIRYLSRNGSSFLEYMNGASFESEISTESHPYAEKAICAVTGLPAKYRDPKTGLPYATKEAFKMIREELSDKSRSISEKKSKELLSEAIPEQGFSQRRKRTMFPKRETSYFRPFARFRRFPASEIEDSE; from the exons ATGGAGactggaaaagaagagaaagagaagGAGACTCTGGTCTTTCTGGACCGGGCTTCTCGTGCTACTAGAGGCAAACG GATGACAAAATTGCTAGACGACGAGGTAGAAGAGGATGAAGCTTTCTGGAATCAAGATGCTCTGAAAGAG GAAGAGCATGACGATGTATATGAAGAAGAAGCAGAGGTTGCTGATGTTTTTGACAGTGACTTTGATGAAGAt GAACCTGAGCCAGATGAAGAAGTTGAAAATGAACCAGATGATAG GACTCGACCAAAGAAGCGACTAATATTCCCAGGAAAGACAATATctaagaataaaaagaaaaagagggtaCATAAATCAGAAAGGGTTCCTCGAGAGGAAAGAACTTCCGAGCAATCCACTCCTCCCGAGCATCACGATGCTCCTGAAGATGTGGAAGTGGAAAGAACCATTAGGAAATCTACAAGAACTTCAGTTATTGTTAAGCAAGCTGAGAGGGAGGCAATACAAGCAGCACTGCAAGCAACAATAAGgccaattaaaaagaaaaaggaaggcgAGGAGAAGCGGATGACCCAAGAAGAGATGCTTCTGGAAGCAGCTCAAACAGAAATTATGAACCTTAGAAATTTGGAGCGAGTTTTAGCTAGGGAAGAAGAAGTTAAGAAAAGAGCAGTTGTGCATAAAGCAGTTTACACTGGCCCTCAGATACGATATCTTTCAAGAAATGGTTCTTCATTTCTTGAGTATATGAATGGAGCGTCATTTGAATCAGAGATATCAACAGAATCCCATCCTT ACGCAGAAAAAGCAATTTGTGCTGTCACTGGGTTACCTGCAAAATATCGCGATCCGAAGACTGGGCTACCATATGCAACAAAAGAAGCTTTTAAGATGATAAGAGAAGAGCTGTCTGATAAAAGCAGAAGCATTTCAGAGAAAAAAAGCAAGGAACTCCTCTCTGAAGCAATTCCTGAGCAAGGATTTTCTCAAAGACGAAAGAGAACAATGTTTCCAAAGAGAGAAACATCATACTTCCGGCCATTTGCTCGTTTCCGTAGATTTCCTGCTAGTGAAATAGAAGATTCAGAATAG